One Nicotiana sylvestris chromosome 12, ASM39365v2, whole genome shotgun sequence genomic window carries:
- the LOC104210769 gene encoding beta-fructofuranosidase, insoluble isoenzyme 1-like yields the protein MEFLRKFSLWSLPVFLMFFVVVFTNNNGVNASHEVLMELQSSSAVSVRKIHRTGYHFQPPKHWINDPNGPMYYNGVYHLFYQYNPKGAVWGNIVWAHSVSTDLINWARLEPAIYPSKVFDKYGTWSGSATILPGKKPKPIILYTGIVDAKNTQVQNYAIPANLSDPFLRKWIKPDNNPLIVADKSINKTQFRDPTTAWLGRDGHWRILVGSVRKHRGKAILYRSKDFMKWTKAQHPLHTSANTGNWECPDFFPVSLEHSNGLDTSFDGDNIKHVLKVSLDLTRFEYYTVGTYDTKKDRYIPDNTSIDGWKGLRLDYGNFYASKTFYDPSKNRRILWGWANESDAFPIDDVKKGWAGIQAIPRKIWLDPSGKQLVQWPVEELKTLRKNEVQLRNQKLNKGEKVEVKGITPAQADVEVTFSFSSLDNVEEFDSSWDDLYAQDVCAIRGSNVQGGLGPFGLLTLSSENLEEYTPVFFRVFKVQDKYKVLMCSDASRSTLKDSKKMYKPSFAGYVDVDLTDKKLSLRSLIDHSVVESFGAGGKTCITSRVYPTLAIHDKAHLFAFNNGTETITIETLDAWSMAKSKR from the exons ATGGAGTTTTTACGGAAGTTTTCTCTTTGGTCTTTGCCagtttttttgatgttttttgtGGTAGTTTTTACCAATAATAATGGGGTTAATGCTTCACATGAAGTGTTAATGGAATTGCAATCTTCAAGTGCTGTGAGTGTAAGAAAAATCCATAGAACTGGTTACCATTTTCAACCCCCTAAACATTGGATCAATG ATCCCAACG GTCCAATGTATTACAATGGAGTCTATCATCTATTTTATCAGTATAATCCTAAAGGTGCAGTATGGGGCAATATTGTTTGGGCCCATTCAGTATCCACAGACTTGATTAATTGGGCCCGTTTAGAGCCTGCAATTTATCCGTCCAAAGTGTTCGACAAATACGGTACATGGTCCGGGTCAGCCACTATTCTTCCTGGTAAAAAGCCCAAGCCCATTATCCTCTACACTGGAATAGTAGATGCCAAAAATACCCAAGTCCAAAACTACGCCATACCAGCTAATTTATCCGATCCATTTCTCCGTAAGTGGATCAAGCCCGATAACAACCCGTTAATCGTTGCGGACAAGAGCATCAACAAAACCCAATTTCGCGACCCAACAACCGCTTGGTTGGGCCGTGACGGGCATTGGAGAATTTTGGTTGGTAGTGTTAGAAAACATAGAGGAAAAGCAATATTGTATAGGAGTAAGGACTTTATGAAATGGACCAAAGCCCAACATCCACTTCATACATCAGCCAATACTGGAAATTGGGAGTGTCCTGATTTTTTTCCAGTGTCATTGGAACATTCAAATGGTTTGGACACATCATTTGATGGTGACAACATTAAACATGTTCTTAAGGTTAGTCTTGATTTGACTAGGTTTGAGTACTACACAGTCGGTACGTATGACACAAAAAAAGATAGGTACATTCCGGATAATACATCGATCGATGGATGGAAGGGATTGAGACTCGACTATGGTAATTTTTATGCATCAAAAACATTTTATGACCCAAGCAAAAATCGAAGAATTTTGTGGGGTTGGGCTAATGAATCGGATGCTTTCCCTATTGATGATGTCAAGAAAGGATGGGCTGGAATTCAGGCTATTCCGCGTAAAATATGGCTTGATCCTAGTGGCAAACAGTTGGTTCAATGGCCCGTTGAAGAATTAAAAACCTTGAGAAAGAATGAGGTGCAATTAAGAAATCAAAAATTGAACAAGGGAGAAAAGGTTGAAGTTAAAGGAATCACACCTGCACAG GCTGATGTTGAAGTGACATTTTCCTTTTCAAGTTTGGACAATGTAGAAGAATTTGATTCTAGTTGGGATGATCTTTATGCACAAGATGTATGTGCTATTAGGGGTTCAAATGTTCAAGGTGGACTTGGCCCATTTGGGCTTCTAACTTTGTCTTCTGAAAATTTGGAAGAGTATACACCTGTTTTCTTTAGAGTGTTCAAAGTTCAAGATAAATACAAAGTTCTCATGTGTTCTGATGCCTCAAG GTCAACTCTTAAGGATAGTAAGAAAATGTACAAACCTTCCTTTGCTGGATACGTTGATGTAGATTTAACAGACAAAAAGCTGTCTCTAAGGAGTTTG
- the LOC104210770 gene encoding small ribosomal subunit protein mS47: MRMHKLKVLLSLTQPLRRHDSRFLSNHHCRHFSAQPSYAQVDYLQEQVLVEGRAKSRAAILNRPSALNAITPSMAARLSRLYESWEENSDIGFVMMKGNGRAFCSGADVVTLYELINEGKVEECKKFFETLYKFVYLLGTYLKPNVAILDGVTMGSGAGISLPGMFRVVTDRTVYSTPEAQIGFHPDAGASYYLSRLPGYLGEYLALTGEKLNGVEMIACGLATHYSLKERLPWMEERLGKLITDDRLVIENSLAQYGDLVYPDSKSVLHKFEKIDKCFSQDTIEEIIEVLEREAAESHDEWCNAALNKIKEASPLSLKVALKSIREGRFQPLDQCLVREYRISVNWVSKRMSGDFCEGVRARLVDKDFAPKWGPTRLEEVTTDMVDCFFTPLGELEPELNLATALREPSM; this comes from the exons atgagaATGCACAAACTGAAAGTTTTACTATCACTGACTCAACCATTGCGGAGACATGATTCCCGATTCCTCTCTAATCACCATTGTAGACACTTCTCTGCTCAACCCAGCTACGCCCAAGTGGATTATCTTCAAGAACAG GTTTTGGTTGAAGGAAGGGCTAAATCAAGAGCAGCTATTCTCAATAGACCATCTGCACTTAATGCTATTACACCTTCTATG GCTGCTCGTTTAAGTAGATTGTACGAGTCTTGGGAGGAAAACTCAGATATTGGATTTGTCATGATGAAG GGGAATGGCAGAGCATTTTGCTCTGGAGCAGACGTCGTCACTCTTTATGAGTTGATTAATGAAG GGAAGGTTGAGGAGTGCAAGAAGTTCTTCGAAACATTATATAAATTTGTTTACTTGTTAGGAACATATCTCAAGCCAAAT GTGGCAATTTTGGATGGTGTCACAATGGGAAGTGGGGCAGGTATTTCGCTTCCAGGAATGTTTCGCGTTGTAACTGATAGAACT GTTTATTCTACCCCTGAGGCTCAAATTGGTTTTCATCCTGATGCAGGGGCTTCTTATTATCTATCTCGTCTTCCTGGCTACTTAG GGGAGTATTTGGCTTTAACAGGAGAAAAGCTTAATGGTGTAGAAATGATTGCGTGTGGTCTTGCTACCCACTATTCACTCAAAGAA AGGCTTCCTTGGATGGAAGAACGTCTCGGTAAATTGATCACAGATGATCGTCTTGTCATTGAAAATTCTCTAGCCCAGTATGGTGACCTTGTTTACCCAGATAGCAAGAGTGTTCTGCACAA GTTTGAGAAAATCGATAAGTGCTTTAGCCAGGATACAATTGAGGAAATTATAGAAGTTCTG GAAAGAGAGGCAGCAGAATCTCATGATGAATGGTGTAATGCAGctcttaataaaataaaagaagcctCTCCATTGAGTTTGAAAGTGGCTTTGAAATCA ATTAGAGAAGGCAGATTTCAACCCCTTGATCAGTGTCTAGTTCGTGAATATCGCATATCCGTTAATTGGGTGTCCAAACGGATGTCCGGTGATTTCTGTGAG GGTGTTCGTGCTCGATTGGTTGACAAGGACTTTGCTCCAAAG TGGGGTCCAACGCGGCTGGAAGAAGTTACCACCGACATGGTTGACTGCTTCTTCACCCCATTAGGTGAATTAGAACCCGAACTGAATTTGGCCACTGCACTACGAGAGCCTTCTATGTGA